The following DNA comes from Populus trichocarpa isolate Nisqually-1 chromosome 19, P.trichocarpa_v4.1, whole genome shotgun sequence.
TAGTGTTTAAGTGGTTTGGGTTTAAAGCTTGTTTTTAAAAGCCTACATCATTATTAAGATAGGCTTGGaccactaaaaaatatttttttaaaatattgataaatttttatccatcaaaatgATTGTTTATTATATCTTAAGAACCTAAAAGAGAAAGCACTCCAAATGTTGACCATATAGTAAGCTTTTAGTTTATTAAGTTAATCTCTAATTTTCTATAACCTTTTTTAAGAAGTAATTGATCAATTCTCTAAATAATCCCCCCAAGGACTCTGGAACCGGCTGAATTCAAATCACAAAACACTcagtatttaattatatgtatatatggtCAAGTCCTATTCATGTTTCCATACCAATatattcacacaaaaaaaaaaacaaatgttcttACGCATAGATAATGACCGCAGCCACACCTTGACATCAAGATGTTGGGTTTGGTTTGCAGAAAGGAACATCAACATCTTAGTCCATAGCTGCCCCTCCCACCATGCTAGATATTTACAATGCCTTGTCAAGTTCATGATTAGCAActacatatattttataaactaCATCGTTTTCATAATTTAGCATTTTCTCATCACTAATCCATCGTTATCGTGCCGTCGAAAGTAAGAAAAATGTAGATGATCTCATTGGACGGCAGAAATGGCCCCCACAATTTCAAATTAGGACAGCAAATGCATTAGCCTGGCTAATCTTAAAGGTTTACTGCCATAATTGATAGTTGTTTATGGTTGCCTCTTTATTCCATAATTTTTATAGCTATGAGATGTGATAAACAATTCCTGAATCCGGTGAGGATTCCCAGACAAGAAATATTATCTACaaagaagattttttaaaaaagaaagacttCCATATTGTTCACATTTTCGAAGATTATTCCCCTCAGCAGAATATGCCTGTGGTCATTCTGCTTTGAATCCCACTATGTTTTGTAGATTTTACGATTCCTCTCATTGTCTTGTAGGTGTCTTCTCTTGCTCaagatttgtgttttttagtactttattcttccttttttggGCTCGAGATATCGTCACTTTGAGTTTTCATTTATCAAGATTGATCAAGTCTTTCAATATATAATAGGTTTCAGGtagatatatatattctaaatcCCATTACAGATCTAAGATAATAATATTGGAATGTATTTATTTACCGTTCGAATCAATATTCGAGAGTAAGCTCTACCAAGATTTTAGTTGTTAGCAAAGCTCGATATTTGAAGATGGTTGATAGCTTTTGGTTATAATCATATGATAGAAAATACATAAATAGtgaatcaatatattttttattttagaaggataaaaattaattataaaattttttataatcatcttttttatttttatatatttgtcttcattttttaactaaacatgtctctattttttttttatttctttttttacaggtacattaatcaaacaaaatcttaaaaatcatCACATTAAGTTTTAAACTTCAACAAGTAATAATGCCATACACATTCCAGCATGCATATTGAAAATGACTTTAATCATGTGGATCATTTGTTTgctccatcttcttcttcttgttaaaaattttattaatttaaaagtttaaattattaggtaaggtattaagaataattttacaTTATTCTCTAGCACATTCCTCGAGTAAAAGCTATATAATCTTAACACTTACACAAACTTATATtatcttatacttaatttttattaattagaataaatGTAGTGAGATTGATCTCATaactatttataatatcaaataatcatatcaatctaaaaaattaaaatgttagatGAAGTTCTTCAACACTTGTTTCATTGGACCATTACCAAATAgtgtatgaaaataatattggaTCCATGCAAATTAGTATGTTTATGTGTTAATTTCCTGTATTCGGAACTCTTTGTTGATTTCATACCTGAGGCAGATTCACAAACCTCAGATCTTCCATAGAAATTGATTGTAACTACAATCATTCCACACCAGAATTTATGTACCGTGAAATAGGGTTTCCATCAAATAgcgaaaaaaaaatgactgaaAGCAAGCAGAAATATAAAAGAAGGGTTAAAATGGAATGAAAACAGCACataatgatgaaaaagaaagatgtGGTACTGCAAATTGCATACTATGTATCATTACAACTACTGTTCATAAAAGAGGAGACATATCATTACAATGTTAATTAAGATCATAAAATACTccaaaatctataaaattacaaatgtcTGATTCCATTCTCCAAGCAGAAAAACTAAGCTTGAGATGGATAGACCAATGAAGAGGGAGATCACCAAACTGTCTCCTTCTATGCTGGTCCTGATCTTAGGAGTTGACTGTCTCCAACATGACATGAAcatctaaggaaaaaaaaacacgactGGGAATACAGAATGAGACTACCTAGAGACTTGATAGATAATATCATCTGGAAAGAGAATGCAAGagctataaagctaaattctcattGCATAAAGGCCTGAAATATGCAGCCTTTGTGCAATAGATGCAATGGAAAAGGATTGAAAGGATCAAGAAAATATGTGAAGGAGGTTtggaaagaaggaaaagaaaaaaaaatgaaggggtTTGAAGCTTCTGGAATCCTGATAAGGAAGCTCAGCTCCGAGGGAATCACAGGTTGTTTGTGAAAAATCTGCAACCAGTGAGGAAAATAAAGTGGGCCTAGAGATCGAATTTTCCTATGCACATCAGGTCACAAATTGGTTTGCTAAAAAATCTGCAACCTgtgaaaaaaatccaagggCTGGTCCAAAAACCTCCTACAAAAGActaaaattgagagagaaaaagtaAGAGATATCGGCTGCTACGCTATACCAGAAGAAAACTAGACTTGTGGGTAACTATGTCAATCAATCTTGATCCTTCCAAAAGAATGGCTTCGTGGggaaggaagaggaagaagaagaagaagctgagcCCATGTTGTCTTGTTGTCTCTGGAGATCAGAAGAATCAGTAAACTGCTGTTGATTTGGAGTAACAAAAGGAAGGTGtgattgtaataaaaaattgttagtgGTGTCCAAATCGTCCCACACAGGACTCCCTGGACCCCAACCTGCTTGAATAGCATTATACCAAGCTTCTGCCATGTCTCCCCACATCAGTTCCTGAGACCCCGAAGTGCCTTCCCCTGCACTGGATCCCACTGCCTGAACCTCATCACTCACCGTAGCCCCACTTGAACCCAACCCGGAATCATCATCAGGATGGTCTCCTTGGGGCTGTTctggtggcggcggcggcggcatGGTTTCCACCTGCAAGTTAATGCCTTCCTGGGCTTGTTTTGGCATTGAACTTTGATTGGGGGTCGGTGGAGAAGAAACTGATGAACTTGGAGCTGTGgaagtttctttttctttgttgaggAAAAGTTCAGGGAAATTCAGCTTAGCATTCTCTCCTCTCAACTTGAAGGCCTCGCGATCATAAGCTAAGGCAGCATCTTCTGCATTGTCAAATGTGCCTAGCCAAAGGCGAGTCCTATTTCGAGGGAGACGAATCTCGGCAACCCATTTTCCCCAATGCCTTTGCCTCACTCCCCTATAAAGCTTTGTTGTATTTATAGGCTGAATCGGTGGCCTAAACAATGGCCTCCCATTTGGCCCCAGCctgttcatcatcatcatccttccTCTCGGACTTAAGTTCAATGCGTCATTCCAGTACTGAAAcagctgctgttgctgctgctgctggttaGCCAATGCAGATTCCCCAGCAAAAAACGGAGGATATGCAATGCCATATTGCTGGTTTTGACCAAAAGAAATCATTTGCTGCTGATTCTGTGCAACTTGAGATGGTGGACGAAAGATAGTTGATGAAGGGTTTGTTCCAACTTGTTGGTGGAATTGAACAGGTTGATTAGACCCTTCAAAGGCAAAAGGAAACTGAAGTCTTGAACTTGAAGATGACACAGGCGAAGACGACAAAGAAGGCGGATATAAAGACAGAGTAGAGGCAGAGCTAgaagaaacagagaaagaagGTGGCAATTGATGAGCTAAATATGCAGAGGATTGAGTTTGTTCTTGACGTTCAGGGCTACGGATTTTTTTGGAAGGCCTGTCTGACAAGGAAGCTTCACCAAAAACCGGCTTCCAGTGCCGCCTCTCAAAGCTAATATCAGCTTCTTTTCTGCCTCTATCAAGCTGCCAATCTTGGTCCATTGCCAGCCTTTGAGTTTCATCAACAACACCCTTCTTGGATTTTCCAGTGTTATTCTTAGCTGAATCCATTGGTAGCTACCCGCTCGCTCGCTCTCTCTTGAAAGATTCTATTATATGCTAAGGGAAGGAATAGAATTTTCAGGATAAGACACCACGCAGAAGCAAATGGGGTAAAAAAGAAGAGTGGAATCAAACGTATCAGAAACAAGAAAACCAAATCTACAAAAGCAGAAAAATGAAAAGTAACAATACCAAGATCCAGATTTAGTCAAAAAGATTCGAGAATCTTGTATGGAATTTAATGGCTAATCTGATTGAAGTAAAAACAGAATCCGATGCCAAACATATCAAATCTTGAGCACTCCATCTCTAAGTCTCATGAAAATGAATACTGATAAGAGAGCGAGCGCGGGGAAAAGAGAGGTAGAGAGATCCAATGGGATGTTGTCGCTGTTGGGTTTTTCCTGTTGGCGGTGGTGTGAGTTTCGGCTTTTGGTATCGGAGGAGTAAAATTGAGAGAAGTTCAAAACAGAGAGAAAGCAGGGGATAAACAggggagtgtttttttttgtagttgtgAGAAGGGGGAAAGCAGGGGGTGTGGGTTTATATGTAACTTTTCGGGTGTTAGAGATAGAAGAGAATTTGTAGAAGGCTCGTGGTTGGTTAGCTTAATTTGGGACCCACACGTTTTGTTGCCTTTCAAATATCGTTGCTTCTACACTAATTTGCCTATTttactctctttctctctctaacctTCCACacaaattctatatttttattgcaaaAATGTTAATTTGGTTTCCTTCAACTTAAATCAAAGTTAAACTACTATCCTACGGTGCTGTGTTAgaattgataatatattttaaaaatatatatttttaaaaaatattaaattgaaatttttttattaaatcttagtaattttaatatattaatatcaaaaattaaaaaaacatattttaatatatttacaaataaaaaacagttcTCAAAAAACATCTCACATTAGAATAccaaacaaacattaaaaaaaagagagaatctttcttattaaaaaaattatattttttaaatttttttcttttatatttctcttttctcttttccatGATATAAAGATCGTGTAGTAAtaaatttttcatgatttatattttagtatAAATCCAAGTATGATTTTGCTCATAAAATAtggtgaatttatttttagtttaatgtgggtatccgggccagtttgcgtgcacctcgactaatctcacgggccctgaagttaacgaccatgtaagcctccagtggccatcatatgagcaaccacagggctcgaacctgagactacagagagagcaaacctcttggtcccaagcttttaccactggaccaccacctagatagttaaatttttttaatttttaatcttccTTGATATGaagataatattttagtttttctttttcatatcaTTATTGCAAAATCATATTGAATAAATCAATTGATCTACTTCATCGTGGGGGCATCTCTCCTATCAAAGGACAAGAAAATCGAAACTACTtgacagaaagaaaaaaaaaaaaaaaaaaagtctttctttcttcatctaACTTAGAGAAATTCAAGTTTAAACGCTTTTGACAAGAAATTAGACACCTACCAGTACCACCTGGCTAAAATCTTTGGAGATTCATGCACGCATTTGTTTCTTCGAACTTTCAACCGTGACTGGCCAATTAGGAGCCACTAAAAGGTGTGGAGGGTCGGCAGAGTAAAATATAGTAGCTACTCGAACTTCAATGTCCGTACAGTTGTTAGAGataattttgtattgttttcaAGTGACATTACTCTGTGTGTTGCTCACTGATCGATAAGGTCTCGAGGAACACATGCTTGTGACTTGTGAGAGTGTGGTTCAAACAGAATCTTGGGCGAAGACAATTAACAATTAAGAAATCCTTTGTCTATAAACTAAGATCAATGTATGTTgcgggattatttttttaatttaaatagataGTTAACGTGTTTTCtagtattgtttttatatataaatgatgtGGGGTTAACGTGATCTatttaataagtttaaaaatattttgaataatttataaaatataatttgattaaaatatattcaaaaatacatttgaaataACAACATGATAAAACAACTaaggttaatttattaaatttataacttaCATCATAAGatagttataattttataaaaaataaattaaaataatttatgaaacctaatttttaataactcaatgttaaatgataaaattaaaaataaaatcaattaaaaaataattaaaaaaatggctcgaatcaacccggattaacctaCCAAAACCTCGAATCGAGTTATAAAACttggataacctcatagaaagaaagttgaaacaaattatgaaggctaattctcaatcaatccaacgttatatgatgaaattgaaaaaaatcaattaaaaaagattaaaaaaaaactaattcaactctagttaacctgtcaaacctgcgATCTGAAttataagatcatgataaccttatagaaaaaaattaaaaaaaaatataaaactcaatcattaataattttaatattaaaagataaaattaaaaattaaaaaaatagtaaaaaaa
Coding sequences within:
- the LOC18108574 gene encoding ethylene-responsive transcription factor ERF054, with translation MDSAKNNTGKSKKGVVDETQRLAMDQDWQLDRGRKEADISFERRHWKPVFGEASLSDRPSKKIRSPERQEQTQSSAYLAHQLPPSFSVSSSSASTLSLYPPSLSSSPVSSSSSRLQFPFAFEGSNQPVQFHQQVGTNPSSTIFRPPSQVAQNQQQMISFGQNQQYGIAYPPFFAGESALANQQQQQQQLFQYWNDALNLSPRGRMMMMNRLGPNGRPLFRPPIQPINTTKLYRGVRQRHWGKWVAEIRLPRNRTRLWLGTFDNAEDAALAYDREAFKLRGENAKLNFPELFLNKEKETSTAPSSSVSSPPTPNQSSMPKQAQEGINLQVETMPPPPPPEQPQGDHPDDDSGLGSSGATVSDEVQAVGSSAGEGTSGSQELMWGDMAEAWYNAIQAGWGPGSPVWDDLDTTNNFLLQSHLPFVTPNQQQFTDSSDLQRQQDNMGSASSSSSSSFPTKPFFWKDQD